GTTTTTCCCGTTTTCCCTTTGGTGTCGGGTCTGTGGGTGTCAATCTCCAAGCATACACATATTTTGTGTTTCCAAATGCGTCCACATATTTATATAAGTATTTTCCGTCTGTTCGTTGGCTCTCTCCAGTATGCAGGATACGTCCTTTGCTATCCCGTCTATTTTCTTTCATGGTGTCTGCTCCTTTCCTTATTGGAAAGAGCCTTGATATGACTTGTGTTTATCATAACACATACAAGGCTCATTTGCATTAGATTGCGTCCAATTTGTCAATGACCTTTTCAAACTGTCGGCGTTTAATCTGTATGCGGTTGCCATTCATAATGAGCCAGCCAGCGTCCTTGTTTTCCTCTGCCAAGCGTCTTAACTTGTTTTCTCCGATACGGAAATACTTTG
This window of the Anaerotignum faecicola genome carries:
- a CDS encoding integrase DNA-binding domain-containing protein; this encodes MKENRRDSKGRILHTGESQRTDGKYLYKYVDAFGNTKYVYAWRLTPTDPTPKGKREK
- a CDS encoding excisionase is translated as KYFRIGENKLRRLAEENKDAGWLIMNGNRIQIKRRQFEKVIDKLDAI